In Drosophila innubila isolate TH190305 chromosome 2R unlocalized genomic scaffold, UK_Dinn_1.0 1_C_2R, whole genome shotgun sequence, the following are encoded in one genomic region:
- the LOC117784865 gene encoding scavenger receptor class B member 1 produces the protein MNGPKHKLCTKLSSTYLRKWWITIAIGAVLIIGGVLVACQFTALINVVVDRMIALRVGTKTFGWWAKPPVEPRISLYVYNVTNADDFLSNGSKAIVDEVGPYIYSETWEKVNIVENDNGTLSYNLRKIYKFREDLSVGPEDDVVIVPNIPMLSATSQSKHAARFLRLAMASIMDILKIKPFVQVSVGQLLWGYEDPLLKLAKDVVPKEQKLPYEEFGLLYGKNGTSSDRVTVFTGVDDIKQYGIIDRFNGRTHLPHWTSDNCNRLDGTDGSIFPPHIEKSRILEVYDKDLCRLLPLVFEKEVMTTNEVPGYRFTPPEWVFADVDSHPDNMCYCPAGKPSCSPNGLFNVSLCQYDSPIMLSFPHFYLADDSLRTQVEGISPPTKEKHQFFFDVQPKMGTTLSVRARIQINLAVSQVFDIKQVANFPDIIFPILWFEEGIDNLPDEVTNLMRFAETIPPKIRVGLIVGLSVLGVALLVLSTFCLIRNSHRQSTLHLEASNYLATAQVDMNKKQNKDNTPSNPRY, from the exons ATGAACGGACCCAAACACAAACTCTGCACAAAATTATCCAGCACATATCTGCGCAAATGGT GGATCACAATTGCAATTGGTGCAGTGCTGATAATTGGAGGCGTTTTGGTGGCCTGCCAATTCACGGCGTTGATCAATGTCGTCGTTGATCGGATGATAGCGCTACGTGTGGGAACCAAGACCTTTGGATGGTGGGCCAAGCCTCCAGTGGAGCCCCGCATCAGTTTGTATGTGTACAATGTGACAAACGCCGACGATTTTCTAAGCAACGGGTCCAAGGCCATTGTTGATGAGGTGGGACCCTATATTTACAG CGAGACATGGGAAAAGGTGAACATTGTGGAGAATGACAATGGAACGCTGAGCTATAATCTGCGCAAGATTTACAAGTTCCGTGAAGATCTGTCCGTTGGACCCGAAGACGATGTGGTTATTGTGCCCAACATTCCCATGCTGAGTGCCACCTCACAGAGTAAACATGCAGCCAG ATTCCTCCGCTTGGCAATGGCAAGTATCATGGATATATTGAAGATCAAGCCATTTGTGCAAGTCTCAGTGGGCCAATTGCTGTGGGGCTATGAGGATCCATTGCTGAAACTGGCCAAGGATGTGGTGCCCAAGGAACAGAAGTTGCCCTATGAGGAGTTCGGTCTTCTCTATGGCAAGAATGGCACCTCATCGGATCGTGTGACGGTCTTCACGGGCGTCGACGATATCAAGCAGTATGGCATCATTGATAGGTTCAATGGACGGACACATTTGCCGCATTGGACCTCGGATAACTGCAATCGTCTTGATGGTACCGATGGCTCCATATTCCCGCCCCACATCGAGAAGAGCCGCATCCTGGAGGTCTACGACAAAGATCTGTGCCGTCTGCTGCCCTTGGTGTTCGAGAAGGAGGTGATGACCACTAACGAAGTGCCCGGCTATCGGTTTACCCCACCCGAGTGGGTTTTCGCCGATGTCGATAGCCATCCCGACAACATGTGCTATTGTCCAGCCGGCAAGCCATCCTGTTCCCCGAATGGACTCTTCAATGTGTCGCTCTGTCAATACG ACTCACCCATTATGCTGAGCTTCCCACATTTCTATCTGGCCGACGATAGTTTGAGGACTCAAGTTGAAGGCATTTCTCCACCAACAAAGGAGAAGCATCAGTTCTTCTTCGATGTGCAGCCT AAAATGGGCACCACATTGAGTGTGCGAGCTCGAATTCAAATCAATCTGGCGGTCAGTCAGGTGTTTGATATCAAGCAGGTGGCCAACTTCCCAGACATCATCTTCCCCATTTTGTGGTTCGAGGAGGGCATCGATAATCTGCCCGACGAAGTCACGAATCTGATGAGATTCGCTGAAACAATTCCGCCCAAAATCCGTGTCGGTCTCATTGTGGGACTCAGTGTTCTGGGCGTGGCATTGTTGGTCCTCTCCACCTTCTGTTTGATCCGCAACTCGCACAGGCAGAGCACACTGCATCTGGAGGCCTCGAATTATCTGGCCACCGCTCAGGTGGACATGAACAAGAAACAGAACAAGGATAACACTCCAAGCAATCCACGATATTGA
- the LOC117784864 gene encoding scavenger receptor class B member 1 yields the protein MGSVTKSGCSWLKIVFLSLFCALNIYLFVISFGIDYKREMAKVHVQFSESMPTMDSWINSPFGKLKSYLFNVTNAEEFLSGRDKKVRLEQVGPITYSIVGYNDILNRTKSSVTFRKHRYRHVEFLPDESVAPDILNKTIVQFNSILIGAAAKAAQTHSMFTAIGFNAVTMGEKLFMPDSVYYFLWEFTRPGLEMISRWLSLVSNCGVLYNALKEKEEVFTVNIGTEPGVENFFRIQSYNDELLIQEQLKRPTGPIDESCPINVKGTLDNSLYPPFIEKDTPLNIMASESCRILPLHYQREDEHEGIKGYRYTLLKQNETAPNCLSITNEVRLPSGMFDVSKCVINDAPAAFSSPHFYGSSYDWTEHFEGLNPNAEEHEGFILLEPTSGIPLNEKYRFQSVTPMPNMDGYGHGLNKLSHVMVPTFWYEFEMGQLPLYVLVIMRIYANPYLQPILMGLQLFCAIGSLYFLVRLLRRLCKKICATPVVRLETVLNSHPHSNPESTLEHDSSKLENVLNPHLDPNQSPDLTSQNNLSKLETD from the exons ATGGGGAGTGTGACAAAGTCGGGATGTTCCTGGCTTAAGATCGTGTTCCTTTCGCTATTCTGTGCATTAAACATCTACTTGTTTGTGATCTCCTTCGGGATTGACTATAAGCGTGAGATGGCCAAGGTGCATGTGCAATTCAGTGAATCGATGCCAACAATGGACAGTTGGATAAACTCACCATTTGGCAAGCTCAAGAGTTATCTATTCAATGTCACGAATGCGGAGGAGTTTCTTAGTGGTCGCGACAAGAAGGTGCGACTGGAGCAGGTCGGACCCATTACCTACAGTATTGTAGGGTATAACGATATATTGAATCGCACGAAGAGCAGTGTCACATTTCGCAAGCATCGCTATCGCCATGTCGAGTTCCTGCCGGACGAGAGCGTCGCCCCGGACATTCTCAACAAGACAATTGTCCAATTCAATAGCATCCTCATTGGAGCTGCCGCCAAGGCCGCCCAGACCCACTCGATGTTTACAGCTATAGGCTTCAATGCGGTGACCATGGGGGAGAAACTGTTTATGCCGGACAGTGTCTACTATTTCCTCTGGGAGTTTACGCGTCCCGGTCTGGAAATGATCAGCAGGTGGCTTTCACTTGTCTCCAATTGTGGCGTGCTCTACAAT GCTCTCAAGGAAAAGGAAGAGGTCTTCACTGTCAATATAGGCACGGAACCTGGCGTTGAAAACTTCTTTCGCATTCAATCCTACAATGATGAGCTATTAATACAGGAGCAATTGAAGCGACCCACTGGACCCATCGATGAGAGTTGTCCCATTAATGTGAAGGGTACTTTGGACAATTCCCTCTATCCGCCCTTTATCGAGAAGGACACGCCCCTCAACATTATGGCCAGTGAATCGTGTCGCATCCTCCCACTTCACTATCAGCGGGAAGACGAGCACGAGGGAATCAAGGGCTATCGCTATACTcttttaaagcaaaatgagACGGCGCCAAATTGCTTGTCTATCACCAATGAAGTCAGGCTGCCATCGGGCATGTTCGACGTGTCCAAATGTGTGATAA ATGATGCACCTGCTGCATTTTCGTCGCCACATTTCTATGGCAGCAGCTACGATTGGACAGAACACTTTGAGGGACTTAATCCGAATGCGGAGGAGCATGAGGGCTTCATTTTGTTGGAGCCCACGTCGGGCATACCCCTCAATGAGAAGTATCGTTTTCAGTCGGTGACACCTATGCCAAACATGGACGGATACGGTCACGGTCTCAATAAGCTGAGTCACGTTATGGTGCCCACCTTTTGGTATGAATTC GAAATGGGCCAATTGCCGCTCTATGTGCTTGTCATAATGAGGATCTATGCGAATCCTTATCTACAGCCGATCTTGATGGGCTTGCAACTTTTCTGCGCCATCGGGAGTCTCTACTTCTTGGTACGCCTGCTGAGGCGGCTCTGCAAAAAGATCTGCGCCACGCCCGTTGTCCGGCTGGAGACGGTTTTGAACTCACATCCACATTCAAATCCGGAGTCAACTCTGGAGCATGATTCATCCAAGCTAGAGAATGTTTTGAATCCACATCTAGATCCGAATCAAAGTCCGGATTTAACGTCGCAAAATAATTTATCCAAGCTGGAGACGGATTGA